The following are encoded together in the Humulus lupulus chromosome 5, drHumLupu1.1, whole genome shotgun sequence genome:
- the LOC133778056 gene encoding receptor-like protein EIX2, whose product MVFESLLSSCLVKKLKSLHLDGNLFDSFTGEISDEIGVFENLVDLSLRDNNVSGPIPMSICQNLRSIKSLDISENNFNGSIPECLVSLSKLKSLVISDNQLSGPLPISLGSLSNLEILDIASNNFEGDVSEVHFANLTKLIEIHAFENNLTMKVSSYWSPPFSLDSVDLRNWNLGPHFPVWLKSQKHISQIDMSSTGISDAIPSWLWNFSSYNKYGGLSIDLSKNQIYGEIPEFPNDGSYYLNLSYNKLTGSLPHIPVDGLLDLSNNYLAGSISNFLCYPKTQAGFMALYLENNLLSGKIPNCWMYWPLLFMIDLDNNNLTGKIPSSIGSLYELRSLHIHNNNLIGEIPASLKNCSALIVLDLSFNKLVGTIPRWIGSLPMLRFLVLRSNNLTDLIPVELCQLSSLQVLDASNNNLTGIIPKCFKNLTAMTSSLNQSMLPSFVFGTTIQWSRENANLVIKGRENQYDSILYLLSALDLSDNKLSGEIPEELTSLQALQSLNLSGNYLSGNIPKKIGSMAELESLDLSKNRLSGHIPSGMSSLTFLSFLNLSYNNFSGQIPTSTQLQTMDASSFIGNKLCGPPLLINCREDHVTLHRSADDGETQDDEYWFRLGIGMGFGVSFAGVIGPLLVCGFWRRAYFWFVEEYLWYKFVDYFIKVKYMF is encoded by the coding sequence ATGGTATTTGAAAGCTTGTTGTCGAGTTGCCTTGTAAAAAAGCTAAAGTCCTTGCATTTGGATGGAAATTTGTTTGATTCCTTTACTGGAGAAATCTCAGATGAAATAGGAGTTTTCGAGAATTTAGTTGATCTTTCTCTCAGAGATAATAATGTTTCTGGTCCCATTCCAATGTCAATATGTCAAAACTTACGATCCATAAAGTCATTAGATATTTCCGAAAACAATTTCAATGGCTCTATTCCAGAATGCTTGGTTTCTCTCTCAAAGTTAAAATCTCTCGTTATTTCCGATAATCAATTAAGTGGACCACTTCCAATCAGTCTTGGATCTCTCTCAAACTTAGAAATTCTTGATATTGCATCAAACAATTTCGAAGGTGATGTGTCTGAAGTTCATTTTGCCAACCTCACAAAGCTCATTGAAATACATGCTTTTGAAAATAATTTGACCATGAAAGTAAGTTCATACTGGTCTCCTCCCTTTTCTCTTGACTCTGTGGACCTAAGAAATTGGAACTTGGGTCCTCATTTTCCTGTATGGCTAAAATCACAAAAACATATTTCTCAAATAGACATGTCCAGCACTGGAATTTCAGATGCTATTCCTAGTTGGTTATGGAATTTTTCTTCCTATAATAAATATGGTGGTCTTTCTATTGACTTGTCCAAAAACCAAATCTATGGAGAAATTCCTGAATTTCCAAATGATGGTTCTTATTACTTAAACTTGAGCTACAACAAGTTGACAGGTTCATTACCTCATATCCCAGTTGACGGCTTACTAGATCTTTCAAATAACTACTTGGCTGGTAGCATTTCTAACTTCCTTTGTTATCCAAAAACTCAAGCAGGATTTATGGCTCTATATCTCGAAAATAATCTTTTGTCAGGAAAGATTCCCAACTGTTGGATGTATTGGCCATTGTTATTCATGATAGACTTGGATAACAATAATCTCACTGGGAAAATTCCAAGCTCTATTGGATCTTTATATGAGTTACGGTCATTGCATATTCACAATAATAACCTCATTGGAGAAATACCAGCTTCTCTTAAGAATTGTTCAGCTTTAATTGTTCTTGACCTTAGTTTTAATAAGTTGGTGGGAACTATACCAAGATGGATCGGAAGTCTTCCAATGCTGCGCTTTCTTGTGCTTCGTTCAAACAACTTGACAGATCTTATTCCAGTTGAGCTATGCCAACTTTCTTCACTTCAAGTATTGGATGCTAGCAACAACAATTTGACAGGAATCATACCaaaatgttttaaaaatttaacggCTATGACCTCTAGTTTGAATCAATCAATGTTGCCTAGCTTTGTCTTTGGCACCACTATTCAATGGTCTAGAGAGAATGCAAATCTTGTAATTAAAGGAAGGGAAAACCAGTACGACAGCATCTTATATCTCTTAAGTGCCTTAGACCTTTCAGACAACAAATTATCAGGAGAAATCCCAGAAGAACTTACAAGTCTCCAAGCATTACAATCGCTGAATTTGTCGGGAAACTATTTGAGTGGGAACATTCCAAAGAAGATTGGCAGTATGGCAGAGTTGGAATCTCTTGATCTCTCAAAAAACCGATTGTCCGGTCACATTCCTTCAGGTATGTCAAGCTTAACATTCTTGAGTTTCTTGAACTTGTCATATAACAATTTCTCAGGACAAATTCCAACAAGCACCCAACTGCAAACCATGGATGCTTCCAGCTTTATTGGCAACAAATTGTGTGGACCACCACTCCTCATAAATTGTAGAGAAGATCATGTGACACTGCATAGAAGTGCCGACGATGGAGAAACACAAGATGATGAATACTGGTTTCGATTGGGCATAGGAATGGGGTTTGGAGTGAGCTTTGCAGGGGTCATTGGTCCGTTGCTAGTTTGTGGATTTTGGAGGCGTGCATACTTTTGGTTTGTCGAAGAATATTTGTGGTACAAGTTTGTGGATTACTTTATCAAAGTAAAGTACATGTTTTAA
- the LOC133834286 gene encoding pentatricopeptide repeat-containing protein At4g31850, chloroplastic-like, whose product MYYNSGSFSYTCAAFTESVIVIATSSSHYHSVSFKGRSFGNNVKVSSYGPLRKQMGLCGFVMKIPKEGVELSLTKERKKKKVLKSSQEFIRALKSTKDPYSAFYYFKVVAEQSAPSTSNVVLTTKTCNYMLEVLMTHKRVEDMAAVFDLMQKKKVKRSLNTYLAIFDGLYIRGGIRQAPIALEKMRNAGFVLNASSFNGLICFLLQSGFCGEALEVYNRMVMEGMKPGLKVYSALMVAFGKQKDTQTVMSLLKEMERLGLRPDIYTFTICIRVLGMAGKIDEAYDVLKRMDKEGCKPDVVTYNVLIDALCNAGKIDNAKALFVDMKASRHKPDRVTYITLLGKLSDCGEVDSMKEIWDEMEADGFAPDVVTFTILINALCKAGNVGKAFDTLDVMKEKGISPNLRTYNTLIRGLLKESSCVPDIFTYNLLLGEHGKSGKIIGEHGKSDKITKLLGIYEEMCSRGCKPDTITYNILISSLVKFSCVDKAIDLYYDHVGRDFAPSPHTYGSLIDGLFKLGRHEEAMLFFHEMAEYGCKANRAIFNILINGFGKAGDVETACHLFRRMVKDGIRPDLKTYTILVDSLRLLGKVDDALCYFEELKQSGLSLNIVCYKLLINAPGRSLRVEEALSLYNEMLSRGICPDRYTYNSLILSLGIAGMVEQAVCMYEELQLKGFEADVFTYNALIRAYITSGNIDHAFAVYKKMIVVGCDLNVGTFVQLSNQTPSIFS is encoded by the coding sequence ATGTATTATAATAGTGGTAGTTTCAGTTATACTTGTGCTGCTTTTACAGAGAGTGTAATAGTAATAGCTACTTCTTCTAGTCATTATCATAGTGTGTCATTTAAAGGAAGAAGCTTTGGAAATAATGTAAAGGTTTCCTCGTACGGGCCCTTGAGAAAACAAATGGGTCTATGTGGGTTTGTTATGAAAATCCCAAAGGAAGGAGTGGAACTGAGTCTAACcaaggagaggaagaagaagaaagtttTGAAATCTTCACAAGAGTTTATAAGGGCTCTTAAGTCTACCAAGGACCCATATTCTGCATTTTATTATTTCAAGGTTGTTGCTGAGCAAAGTGCCCCCTCCACTTCTAATGTTGTTCTCACCACTAAAACTTGCAATTACATGCTTGAAGTTTTGATGACTCATAAGAGGGTGGAGGATATGGCTGCTGTTTTTGATTTAATGCAGAAGAAAAAGGTTAAACGAAGTTTGAACACTTATCTAGCTATTTTTGATGGTCTTTACATAAGGGGTGGAATTCGACAAGCACCAATTGCGCTTGAGAAGATGAGAAATGCTGGGTTCGTTTTAAATGCGTCTTCATTTAATGGGCTGATTTGTTTTCTTCTCCAGTCAGGGTTTTGTGGGGAGGCTTTGGAGGTTTACAACAGAATGGTTATGGAAGGGATGAAGCCTGGCTTGAAGGTGTATTCAGCACTGATGGTGGCatttggaaagcaaaaggatacTCAAACTGTAATGAGTTTGTTAAAAGAGATGGAACGTTTGGGATTGAGGCCTGATATTTATACATTTACCATATGCATTAGGGTTCTTGGAATGGCAGGGAAAATTGATGAGGCCTATGATGTATTGAAGAGAATGGACAAAGAGGGATGCAAGCCAGATGTTGTTACTTATAATGTTCTCATTGATGCTCTCTGTAATGCAGGTAAAATTGATAATGCAAAGGCATTGTTTGTAGATATGAAAGCTAGCAGGCACAAACCTGATCGTGTTACTTATATCACTTTGTTGGGCAAGTTAAGTGATTGTGGAGAGGTAGATTCTATGAAAGAAATTTGGGATGAAATGGAAGCTGATGGTTTTGCTCCTGATGTAGTTACATTCACCATTCTTATTAATGCTCTCTGCAAAGCAGGCAATGTTGGCAAGGCGTTTGATACTTTGGATGTGATGAAAGAGAAAGGGATCTCACCAAATCTTCGTACTTACAACACCTTGATTAGGGGACTATTAAAGGAAAGTAGTTGTGTCCCTGATATTTTCACATACAACTTGTTACTTGGTGAGCATGGGAAGTCGGGGAAAATCATTGGTGAGCATGGGAAGTCAGATAAAATCACTAAACTATTGGGAATATATGAAGAGATGTGTAGTAGGGGATGCAAGCCTGACACAATCACATATAACATACTCATTTCCAGTTTAGTGAAATTTAGTTGTGTTGATAAGGCTATTGATTTGTACTATGATCACGTTGGTCGTGATTTTGCCCCCTCTCCTCATACGTATGGTTCGCTCATTGATGGACTTTTTAAGTTAGGAAGACACGAAGAAGCGATGCTTTTCTTCCATGAGATGGCAGAATATGGATGCAAAGCTAATCGTGCGATTTTTAATATTCTTATAAATGGGTTTGGAAAAGCAGGAGACGTGGAAACTGCCTGTCATTTGTTCAGAAGAATGGTTAAAGATGGAATAAGGCCAGACCTTAAGACTTACACCATTCTTGTGGATTCTCTCCGTCTTTTAGGAAAAGTTGATGATGCTCTGTGTTACTTTGAGGAACTAAAGCAGAGTGGTCTTAGTCTTAATATAGTTTGTTATAAACTTTTGATTAATGCACCTGGAAGATCACTGAGGGTAGAAGAAGCTTTATCACTCTACAATGAAATGCTGAGCAGAGGAATTTGTCCTGATCGTTACACGTACAACTCACTAATACTCAGTCTTGGGATTGCGGGAATGGTGGAGCAAGCAGTTTGTATGTATGAAGAACTACAGCTTAAGGGTTTTGAAGCTGATGTTTTCACCTACAATGCTCTCATTCGAGCCTACATCACGTCAGGGAATATAGATCATGCTTTTGCAGTGTACAAGAAAATGATAGTTGTTGGCTGCGACCTGAATGTGGGAACGTTTGTACAACTCTCTAATCAAACTCCCAGTATTTTTTCATAA